One part of the Streptomyces lienomycini genome encodes these proteins:
- the mmpA gene encoding morphogenic membrane protein MmpA: protein MTTHHAPGIPAHSGRPVGRAVAGGLVLAVGAGLAWIGGMIYTIVGWTG, encoded by the coding sequence ATGACGACACACCACGCACCCGGAATCCCCGCCCACTCCGGCCGCCCGGTCGGGCGAGCCGTGGCGGGAGGGCTGGTGCTGGCCGTGGGCGCGGGACTGGCCTGGATCGGCGGCATGATCTACACGATCGTCGGCTGGACGGGGTAG